One Synergistaceae bacterium DNA window includes the following coding sequences:
- the dnaK gene encoding molecular chaperone DnaK, with translation MAKVVGIDLGTTNSCIAVQEGDQTTIIANNEGARTTPSVVAFTKDGERLVGQLAKRQAIVNADRTIMSIKREMGTDYRVNIDGKKYTPQEISAMILQKLKRDAEDYLGEPVTQAVITVPAYFTDAQRQATKDAGTIAGLEVLRIINEPTAACLAYGENKTEEHKILVFDLGGGTFDVSILDVGEGVFEVLATAGDNRLGGDDWDNRIVEWIVAEFKKAEGIDLKNDSMAMQRLREAAEKAKIELSNMTETTISLPFITANQTGPKHLEMRLTRAKFEEMTADLLDRTIRPTQRALEDSGLKASEVDKILLVGGSTRMPMVQKKIVALLGKEPTKGINPDECVAAGAAIQGAILKGDHKDIVLVDVTPLTLGIETLGGVMTTMIERNTAIPAQQSQVFTTAADNQPQVEIAVYQGERKMAQDNVELGRFTLDGIAPAPRGIPQIEVTFNIDTNGILNVSAKDKGTGKEQKITIQSSNLSKDDIERMRRDAEAHADEDEKKRSDAEARNEADAAVFGAEKLMADLGDKMTAEEKGRVNAKLDALKKAIETGDVAGMKSGKEDLQRTMQEFGTRLYQQAGPGEQPEDGKSAPHHGPREDDGTVEAHFTDEQ, from the coding sequence ATGGCTAAGGTAGTAGGAATAGATTTAGGGACGACAAATTCATGCATAGCAGTGCAGGAGGGCGACCAGACGACGATAATTGCCAACAACGAGGGAGCACGTACTACCCCGTCAGTTGTGGCTTTCACGAAGGACGGCGAAAGGCTCGTCGGACAGCTCGCGAAGCGTCAGGCGATCGTCAACGCCGACCGCACGATAATGTCAATCAAGCGCGAGATGGGAACTGATTACCGCGTGAACATCGACGGCAAGAAGTACACACCGCAGGAAATCAGCGCAATGATTCTGCAGAAGCTCAAGAGAGATGCAGAAGATTATCTCGGCGAGCCCGTAACTCAGGCAGTAATCACAGTGCCGGCATACTTCACTGATGCACAGCGTCAGGCCACGAAGGACGCGGGAACAATCGCTGGGCTTGAAGTGTTGAGAATCATCAACGAGCCTACGGCGGCGTGCCTTGCGTACGGCGAAAACAAGACGGAGGAGCACAAGATTCTGGTGTTCGACTTGGGCGGCGGAACGTTCGACGTGTCGATTCTGGATGTCGGAGAAGGAGTCTTCGAGGTCTTGGCCACAGCGGGCGATAACAGGCTTGGCGGAGACGACTGGGACAACAGAATCGTTGAGTGGATAGTTGCTGAGTTCAAGAAGGCAGAGGGCATTGACCTGAAGAATGACAGCATGGCAATGCAGAGGCTTCGTGAGGCGGCAGAGAAGGCCAAGATAGAGCTCTCCAACATGACAGAGACCACAATCTCCCTTCCCTTCATCACGGCTAACCAGACCGGCCCGAAGCACCTCGAGATGAGGCTCACGCGCGCAAAGTTCGAGGAGATGACGGCAGACCTCTTAGATCGCACAATAAGGCCGACACAGAGAGCACTTGAGGATTCAGGCCTGAAAGCCAGCGAAGTGGACAAGATTCTTCTTGTGGGCGGTTCAACGCGTATGCCGATGGTGCAGAAGAAGATAGTTGCACTGCTGGGCAAAGAACCCACGAAGGGCATCAACCCCGACGAGTGCGTAGCGGCTGGTGCGGCAATTCAGGGAGCAATCCTGAAGGGCGACCACAAAGATATAGTGCTCGTTGACGTTACGCCGTTGACGCTGGGCATCGAGACGCTCGGCGGAGTAATGACGACGATGATAGAGCGCAACACTGCAATTCCCGCCCAGCAGAGCCAGGTCTTCACGACTGCGGCGGACAATCAGCCTCAGGTGGAAATCGCAGTGTATCAGGGCGAGCGCAAGATGGCACAGGACAACGTAGAGCTCGGACGCTTCACGCTCGACGGAATTGCACCCGCACCGCGCGGCATCCCTCAGATTGAGGTAACGTTCAACATCGACACGAACGGCATCCTGAACGTCTCGGCGAAGGACAAGGGCACGGGCAAGGAGCAGAAGATAACGATACAGTCATCTAACCTGAGCAAGGACGATATTGAGCGCATGAGGCGGGACGCGGAAGCACACGCTGACGAGGACGAGAAGAAGCGCAGTGATGCAGAGGCGCGCAACGAGGCAGATGCGGCGGTGTTCGGAGCAGAGAAGCTCATGGCTGACTTGGGCGACAAGATGACAGCTGAGGAGAAGGGACGCGTGAACGCGAAACTTGACGCGCTCAAGAAGGCTATAGAGACCGGCGATGTTGCTGGAATGAAGAGCGGCAAGGAAGACCTTCAGCGCACAATGCAGGAGTTCGGGACGAGGTTGTACCAGCAGGCCGGGCCGGGAGAGCAGCCGGAGGACGGCAAGTCAGCTCCTCACCATGGACCGCGCGAAGATGACGGCACGGTGGAGGCGCATTTCACCGACGAGCAGTAA
- a CDS encoding capsular biosynthesis protein: MYSEYTFVFDIDGTLCPIKTKDERYEDLVPYPDMLEKLRYYKANGARIILLTSRNMNTYKGDMGLINKHTAKILLEWLDKWQIPYDGIIYGKVWPGHKGFYVDDRTIRPDEFLKHSPEELEAICAQSRQH, from the coding sequence TTGTACAGCGAATACACTTTTGTGTTCGACATTGACGGGACATTATGCCCGATAAAGACTAAGGATGAACGTTACGAAGACTTAGTACCGTATCCCGACATGCTGGAGAAACTGAGGTACTACAAGGCCAACGGAGCACGGATTATCCTTCTGACCTCGAGGAACATGAACACCTACAAGGGAGACATGGGGTTAATCAACAAGCACACGGCCAAGATACTGCTGGAGTGGCTGGACAAGTGGCAGATACCCTATGACGGGATAATATACGGCAAAGTCTGGCCGGGACACAAAGGGTTCTACGTTGACGACAGGACTATACGGCCTGACGAGTTCCTGAAGCATTCGCCCGAAGAACTCGAGGCTATATGCGCGCAGTCCAGACAGCACTAA